ATCTGCTACATGAACAGTGTTTTTAAATGCCCAAGGTGCAATGGCCCTCTGGAACCTAGGCACAAGGCGCACAAAAAGGCGCAGGCATTTTCTTTGTGAAGCgcactatatataaaaatattacattaaaaagagaaaacatagttgaagtggaaatatgggaAAAAAAAGACCCCAAACACAAGAAATTTTGTATTTAGGCTTAGTAAGCTTGATTCTTTTAGTTAATAAAGAAGGAAAACCTTTAATTATtacattttctaaaaataataaaaaagaccCAAGGCCATGGCTTTGAGCTTTGAAGCTTCACAAAAGGCATGCGCCTGAGGCGCGCCTTATTTTGTGAGCCTCGCCTTGCACACACCTTATTTTGTGAGCCCCGCCTTTCCAAGGTGAGGTGCAAGACCTGCACCTTGGGCCTAGACATGCGCCCGAGAGGgctttttaaaacattgtacatgaatgaataatacaaaaactaaaaatacatGAAGATAAAGACAGATAAGAACAAGGATTATCATGTCCTTgtcaaatttatatatttgtaacatttaaaccatcaAAGATACCATGAACAAAAATTGGCTACATGTATGATGGATGCTGGAAAGTGCAAAAAAACAATCAGGTCCAAGCCTAAAAGCCATCCATAACACagtttaagaaagaaaactacaAACTTTGATACCAACTTGGAAAGGCACAAAAACACCACcaaataatccaaaatgagatGACAAATACAAAAGTGAACTGTAGACTTCTGGGCTAAACATAATACGCAAACACCATTTCTATtcataaatgataaaaatggtcaAAAACCTGGAAAGTATTTTATAAGAGCTCAGATTGGCACATAAATATAACAACAATTTCCGCAGTAAACTATAAACAAATCAACAATTACATACCTAAAATTACATGGCAGGCAATGAAATTTTCAATGGTTGATCCCTGTGGATGCCATGAAAGATTGGTTAGAAGCTCTGCCAATTGTGACTAACAACGAAAGGCCATGTGAGATATACATCTGACATCCACTCTACACATGAGGTTGTAATTGGCTGTAAAATTCAGTGAAGTCAAGACGGAATAGGAGAAACTTCAAATCAACATGTTGTTGCATAGGCAGCTGAGAAATGAATCCCTCAAGCAATGAAGAATACTCTTTAGCTAATGCAGCTAGATCTTGTTCAACATTCCGAAGAAATTCACCAGCACGTTGTGTTAGAGCCTTCTTGCCATCAGCTACCCACGATGTTGTTTCTAAAGATTTTTCTGTTGAACGATTCTTTTTACTCTTGTCTCTGGAGGGTAAAGATGATTCTATTGTCCTACATAAAAACAAGAGATATACTGAatccaagaagaagaaaggaagagtACATAGAAACACATTAaaaccaataaataaaaatataatattaccTGCATTGTAATTCATGTATTCCTTCGTACAACCTGTCTGCATGACTTCGAAATCGCAATATTAGATCAAATAAGACAAAAAGTGACTTGCAAAGTGTCTGAGATTGTTCTCCAAGAAGAGATTTCTCAAATATTGAATGAAGATACTTTTCATGAGCGGCAAGTAAATCATCCAGATCCATTGCTGCTTCCATTTCATTAGAGAAGTCAGACCACGATACCTCCAAGACTTCAAACATTATGTAGTATTGCAAGTTTGTAACAAAATGATTCATCTCAACCCAAAGGACCTGGCATCGCCTCAATGTTGAGAGCAATTGCAACTTAACCCCATGGTGCAGCTTAGTTAATGAACAGGACGTGATGCAGTTTGGTTTCATCGTCTTCCAAGTACCTATAAGTGCATGCTCAACACGTCTAAGCTTCCACAGGAAATTGAAGATCCTTAAATATTTTGACATGACAGACTCTGTGAATACAGTATCTAGTGGAACGCTTGCCTCATATTCTAATGAGAATACATCCCAACCCCTATCTCCAGTTCCATGAGGCATCATCTTAACCTTTAATCTATCCAAGATGTCTGGATCATCATACTGAGCATTAGAGGACCGAATTGCTGTTTCCAGGAGACCAGATAACTTAAATGAGCTAATAGCATTAGCAGGCTCAGAAAGCTCAGGCCCAACAATATCCATCAAATATTGGACAAAATCTCCTTGTCCTAATAGTAAATAGCGCTTAATTGCTAGACAATGGTCTTTGAACTTATATCGCTTGTGCATTACATCCaacaagtgtttgtctattctttTTGCTGCTCCATCTACCAAAGATTCAAGGGCATCTGTTTCACCATATCCAAGACCTCCCCTTTTAGTTGTAGTCCCAGCAGCTACTGCTGCTTCTGTTGCAGCATCAGCCCATCCCATATCCTCACAACAGACACGAAGGAAATTAATCGATTTCCCAGTCCTCAAAATACGTTGGGCTAGAGATTGCGAAATAAAAGATGGAAGCATGCCAGCGTGAAGCCTATAACCTTCCCTCCACAGAGATTCAGCTTTCACTTGTTGCCCAACAACAAAAAACTCAGAAAATATGTCTTCCAGCTCCCCTTCTAAAACCCAACTCCTTACCATCTCAAAAAGGGGAGAGCATACACGTCGCAGCAAACGCCTCATAAATTCAAGCACCAAGGGGTCACCATGCTGAGCATGTAAATGGATGGCCCCAGCCATTGCCCCACCCTTCAAGACTCTACACTTGTCAACCAATACAGCCATCAACCTCATTTTCGCCATTGGCTCAGCAAACCAGACTGCCAATCTCCTTAGAGACAGATAGTTTCCTGAACTTGCTGCCTCTGAAACCAAAGGTATCGGATTCATCGACTGGGCTTCGAGAACTGCCAACAGTTTATAGTATTCTGAAAGCTCATCCTGCAATGCAGCACAAAAAGCATGTCCAACAGTTCCAATATCTTCAGCTGGAAAACGTTCCATACTCTCCGAGATATAACCTTTAACCTTCCTAAACAGCCACCCCATTTCACAGAGCTTGCGAATCATCGTCCTAGTTGCCCTGGAAGCCTTAACTAAATTGGATAGAACATAACCATCAGAATTATTGTCAAATTTCACATACTTTCCATCAATTCCTTGACAAGCATACAACACATCCCTCACCAAAACCTCTTCAGTCACTTCATTTTCCTCCTTCAGCAAATTAGCAAACTCCTTAAAAGCAACATCGCGAAGATTCTCAGGGTCCTTCGCAACCAACAAAACCCCCTTCTGCCACTCCTTCTCTGGGGCCGCCCCAGACTTTTTTCCCAACACAGGATCACTCGCTACCAAATTAGGCAAAAGCACTGATGATTCGAACTGGGTCTGTCTACATTTACGATCCTCCGCCACAATTTTGAGCAAATAAAGCACAGCCCACTTATTATTCACACTCCCAGGGCCAGTTTTGGATGCAAATTTAGTGTAAAGATCAGCAAAAGTGAGAGCCTGAGAAGACTTACCCTCAGTGGCGAGCCTGCGCTTGATGGACCCAGCAATGGCGGCAGCATCAGGAGCAATGGAAGGAGTCATTCGGCTAGTGAGAATGCGAATTGCATAGCGAAGAGACTTTTGGAAATCAGAGGAGGTAGGGCTGGAATTGGAGGTGGGATTGTGGGAAAGAAGACGAAAAACAAGGTCCTTAATGAGATCAAGAACCTTACTGGAATCGTCTTCTTCCATTTTAGATGGGGAAATGAAGAGGGTgtgagagaaaatgagagagtgggagaagaaggaagagagggGAAAGGCATGTgtgtaataaaataataatcgAAAGATCAAATCAAAATGTAATGggtcttttaattttgattgtGGGCGCGGATTTCATCTCTGGCTTTGTGGTTGCTTCAGAGGGGACTCCATATTTCTGTTTTTAAACTTTCTAATTCTAATATCTTTATTtatccatttatttatttattaaaaaaaaatagaaatcatCCTTAAATTACAAGGTTGGTTACAATTACACTTTTAAACTATACTTAATCTCTCTCGACTTGAAAAAGTAAAGATGTCGATGTATATGGTTTGCATGTCCGCTTATGTCTAGGTTTAGTTGACAGGTGCATAGTGGATGCAATGTCCATTGTGAAGGTCGAAACTATAATCTTGTCTTTCTCTTATATGTTTTTACACCATATTTTTCTCTACGAtttcttttattgttttcttaatattttctaatacttaatttctttatttccaAAACACACCACAAATCAAATCATTTCTTTTGTAACCCGTGGTAGAGGACTTCTTATTGTCCAAACTTATTTATTAGGCTTTATTCCTTTGGGATTCGATACTCGGACTTATCTATTTTATATTACTGATATgaaccatccaaattttcaaaaaattgtatttaattatcTTGAATTATTTGGGATTGTATTTCGGATTTTAgatatttgaaatttgtttattttgaagggataaatcaatttaaactaattttggTAAAAGATATAGATTTCATTCGATTATTGggaattgaatttaattttggttttggagTGGGTAgattttatttggttttaattggattaatggttgggatttaattctttttggaCTTTTATTTCGTGGGGTTGAAGTGATGGAAAGGAAggggttaaaaaaaatatatgcatATTGATTGAGTGAAAAGAATtattatatgtgtatatatattggTTTAGGGGAAAAAGGAGAGGGAGGGGGGGATtaggatttttaaaaaaagaaaaattatttatatagcGGTCAGGGGTATGCCGCCGTCCTCGTCTCCAATCGCCTGCCAACCACACGCAAAGTTCGCGACCAACCGTCCATCCGTCCAGCCGCGCCCAGTTCCGCTAGCCTTCATCGCACATTGTCATCGTTGTTGTAGCTGCCAATCTGCCCTCGTTGTCGCCAGTGCGCATGCACCGCCACTCGAATCTTGGTCTAGGGTGAGTAATTTGGTATTTTTAAAGATGTTCGGAGGTgtttcttgaatactcattaaTCTTGGGGGCTAAATGTTgacgttttttttttatttaaatgtttagaTTTGGAGATTTGGAGGGGAATTTGTGTGCTGTCCAGCGGCTGTTTGGTTTCTTCTTAGTGGCGTTTTGGTAAATTTCAAGGCTTGATAACCCCTCCGTGGCTTGGTGTGGTTGTCGTAAATTTGGTCTTGAATCTTTGAGCCACATTTTGGCTAAGGTTTTTGAGGCATTTGAGATTGTTAGGATGATTTGATGATTGGAATTACGCCTTGATTATTAATTTACTTTATAATGGGTTTATGTCAGGTTTGATCCAATATTTTGAAGGTTAAAAAGAAGTTTGATTTTCTAGTTGCTTGGggcctaatatcaaggtaagcgATTTATTATCGGTTCGCCCTCAAGCCGACGTAGGTGTTAAATATGTGATTACACTGTAAGCATGATTCGATAAGTTGGATTGAAATGTTGTGTCTTGCTATGTTTGATTGTTGAGGATGTTTGGAGGCTTATGTTTATGCCATGGAAATTATGATTTTATGTGAATATTTCTATTTTGATTGGTATATGAATTGTTGAgactattttgaaaactattagGCATGTTTTGAGATTATGATTACATGCTTATGACTAAGTACACCGATAGTGATTGTTAGCGTTCTTGTCGGGCTATGTATATTGTATGCTTTGAGCCTTTGAGTACACACCACATGACTAGGGATCACCACTTATGCTTACGATGGTGACCCTCGGAgatcactacttatgaaagcgtACCTTCGGGTCTGCCCCCAGACGACGAATGACAAGAAGAATTCATGACTCGACCGTTGGGACTTGTTATCGCTTCTGCACttaggttttcttttaattagaCATGATTTGGTTAAGATTCTAACATTTAAAACTCcaggttattttatttatccatttgttaatttttttatttacttacctTGTTCTAGATTAGAGTCGGAGGGCACCCAAAACGTGTTCCCTTGCATGCATGTTGTAGTGGTGTCAAGCCTATGCATGCATGTTGTAGTTTCACGTGCCCTTTGCTCTTGTTCTTGGTGTTAAGCCTATGCATGCATGTTGTAGTGTCCTAGAAAGATATTAGAAAGTTGAGATATTACCGTTGGTATTAGAGCTTAAGttttgttggatcgatatgaccaccctagagggggtgaatagggtttaattaaagtttttttctaaattaacccaattaaactaattaatacattttttataaataataaaaaaaattcaaattatgcaataaataagatgacaaaaaatgtgataatttaattctatcaaattttagcaaataaataagaacaactaaaacatacaataaattgcttaaattaattgcaaaaataaaaaggaaagagttagagaagaagacatgtggttcggtcaaactcgacctactccactccccaaacgcttcttgggaatttgaataagtcGACTCTTTCCCGGATTAAGCCCAACCTTACatcaccgctccttttacgggttcaagagcaaattCGATCATTTCcatggtttaggatcaaaccgttacaaatgttagaatttttgaagaaacacaatacaactttcactagagtggatttaataagtttaagcactcaacaaatttatcttcataatacaataacactctctcaagaataagatgaaagaaaaaaattgggaacttagaaaGAGTAACAATGGAACtattgagttttggaggattatgaaatgtaaaatttgttggtttaaaaaattggagaggaagatggtttatatagagatggaaaaattttttagaaaccacaattaatttggaccattggattttggaaaagaaaaattaatggtggagattttaaactaaactagtagttagatacaaacaaaatataatattaaattcattttctttttaaattaattcaaaaaataaaaacatatcatgtgtcaaaactagccattagacataaacataaaactaatattaaattcattttcctttatttcattttctttttaaattcattctctttaaagtcaatccaaaaataaaaaaacataccatattaaaaaaaccaaccgttagacacaaacataaaataatattaaatttatttccttttaatttttttttaatttcaattttttttattttaaatcaatccaaaaatcaaaagtctatcatatgttaatctcttaatccaccattcaaccaatatgttgCCACGTGTGTACATGTAAATGGTCTGGTTATTCCATGTCATCcacacggtattttctctatagacttgtttcggtatATCGTCTTCGTCTTAGCTCCGATTTgggtgattcaagaggtgttggaatcgttgttccgagctctacgctatggacatattaaaacactaagattttcagtaatttaaaaattgagtttttgtatcatcaaaacattgattaattaattaattaatttgagatttaagggccaaaaagccaacaatctccccttttttgatgatgacaaacAATAGCTTgatacaatcaaaatcataacaaatttatagtatattttttcttaaacttcgccccctttggaatcatcaaaaagaaaaatttaggaaaaattttagaactatataaatgtttcccttaaaaacatgaacataaatttagcacaactcccctaagaatattaacacatgctttccatatctccccctatcaaaaatgccttctaaaagatttaacaagtaaaattataaaatcaagagcatcacaacgaataatacgagctcaagcctattttttgcaaaagttttttcattcaaaggcttggtaaaaatattcgctaattgattattagagcctacaaattcaagagttaatattatcatttgcacatgctctctaataaagtgatgcctaatattcaatatgcttagtcctaaaatgatgtatatgattttttagtcaaattaatagcactaggattatcacaaaatatagacaaattatcaaactttaatccaaaatcacaaaaagtttgttttcatccaaagaatttgagcacaacaactagcaactgcaatatattctgcttcggtagtggataaggcaaccaaatttttcttttactaaaccaagaaactaaggaactacaagaaattgacaagtctcactagtactcttacggtcaagtaaactacctgcaaaatccgcatcggaatatcatatcaaattaaattcaacatttctaggataccataagcctaaatcaatagtaccaagtaaatatttaaaaattcttttaacgacatgtaaatgtgattccaTAGGAtaagattgaaatctagcacaaagacatacactaaacataatattgGGTCTACTAGcagttaaataaagtaaagatccaatCATACTTCTATAagtttttttacctttttcatcTTTGACAAGTTTAGTGGATGTGCTCATAGGAGtgcaattttaccttcattgaatttgaaccttttgagcaatcccttgtgtatttttattgacttatgaaaataccatccttgagttgtttgatttggagtccaaggaagaagctaagttctcccatcatactcatctcaaattcactatgcatacacttagaaaattcttcacacaaagatggattagtagaacaaaaaaaaatatcatccacatatatttgtactaaaagcatatcattttctttaatcCTAATaaaagagtagtatcaattttacccattttaaatccattctcaagcaagaaattactaagtTCTATtcataccaagctcttggagcttgttttaagccataaagagtctttttcaacttatagacatgattaagaaaatcaaaaactttcaaaccctgaggttgttctacataaacttcctccatgatataaccatttaaaaatgcatttttcacatccatttgctacaaaatgaaattcttataagaagCAAAAGCAAGCAACATTTAATAGTTTCTAATCTAGCAACGggtgcaaaagtttcttcataatctattcctttcctcttgacaataacctcgagctacaagtctagctttatttctaacGATATTTCCATTTTGAtccattttctttctaaagaCCCATTTAGTTCCAATTATAGAAGCATGAGAGGGCCTAAGGACGAACTCCCAAAActttattcctttcaaattaatttaattcttcttgcatagctaaaatccaaaattcattattttcggcatcttcaaaactttttggttcatttgagaaacaaaaacaagattattaaacatatttagagaggaacgagttttcacaccttgttcgggatcaccaagaattaattctttgggTGGGAAGGAGGCATACCTCCACTCTTTAGGCATAGATGAAGAACCAACTTCGTTCTTTTCAATTAAGCTCACATCTTGCTTACTTAAAACAATTTCCTTGTCTTTGtcactaacaagtaaatctccaaaatttccttctaaaaaacatcactataaataggctcattagaaataacattgcaagattcattaaatactacatgcatagattcctcaactactaaaattcttttattgaaaactctataagctttactagtagaggaatagccaaggaaaataccaacatccgtcttagaatcaaattttccaagtttttcttgttattcaaataaaacatttgcaaccaaaaaaactttgaaatacccaatatttggaattttgttatgccaagttcataaggagttttatccaaagaatgtctaattaaaactctatttaaaacataaacaaGCGGTGTTAACAGTTTCTGCCAAAGGTATGTAGGTAAAACCATACTCATGCAACATTGATCTAGCAATTCTTGCAAAgtacggtttttttttttaactacaccgttttgttgaggagttcttTGGAGCggagaaattatgagaaaaacattttcttcacaaaaagtttcaaagcattgctatcaaattctcctccatgatcgctcctaattttaggaaatcAAAAAACcttttcattttgaactctttttgcaaaactagaaaagcttttcaaagcatcatccttatgttttagtatcaaaacccaagtaaatcttgaaaaatcatcaactatcacaAAGGCATAATAGTTCCCTTTAAAACTAGCAATTCTAGAAGGGCCAAATAAGTTCATGTGTAATAGTTGAAGGGGTCTAGTTATAGAGattacatttttagatttgaagaGGACTTAGTTGGCTTACCATTTGACAAAGTATCACcaaactttgtctttttcaaatttaaatttgggaagacctctaaccaaagaatttcttggaatatttgaaattaagtgcatgCTAGCATGTCCTAGTCTTCTTATGCCATAACCAAGAATCATATGCAAAGCCGATAAACATTATCATTAATAggacaatcattcaaatcaataatataaaacattttcatctctatttccaacaaatataacttttctatcactagcatttttcaatgatgcaatcttttttatcaaacacaactttaaagcctttatcacacaattgacAATACTAAGTAATCATGCTTCAAATCATCAAccaaaaatacattttcaattaaaatagaagattcgTTACCTATACTAACTTACcaattattttacctttcttgttgtcGCCAAAGGTTACAAGACTTCCATCCTTTTGGAGAGAGAGGACAAACTTGGATGGTCTCCCGTCATGTGCCTCAAGCAACCACTATCCAAATACCACTTGTTTTTCTGaggctttcaaacaaacctacaaacacaaatgttcaagtttgattctttggtacccacacttgttttgggtcctagatggttagtattgacaaaaattggaattatttcatttttgcatagacATTTAAGGCATTGGATTTTAGACAagtaacaaagataagttgtatgtccaaacttgccacatgagaaacaaacaacattatgcaaagatttatctcttacaacaaatttatgcacTCTACTTTTCTTTGAGAAATTATTCCTTGAAGCATTGTTGAAACTTTgccctttgagaaaaatttcttcttggagaagtagatgagcatatttcaattttaaaacacttaggtCTAATTATGGCCTTCAACACCACAATAATGACATATAGGCACAAAGTTAGATTTAACATGCTTAAACACAACCTTAGGCATATTAGGAGATGCTTTAACAAAGATAGTTTTAGAACTTGAAGGAgtagaacattcatcaatatagcctaAACTCTTTTATCACTAAAAGCCTAGATTTAACATAGCCTAAACCTCATCAATATAGCCTAAACCTCTTTTATCACTAAAAGGCCTAGATTTAACAAAGTAATTGGatagaacattcatcaatatagcATAAACCTCTTTTTATActtcaattatcttgtctaatctttgagcacctattgtcactttttaatagattctttagcctattcaagttcttgcaaagcactaaattttcttttttttgagtaatttaatcaaattatctttttcacaattatcatgctcaagaaatttaactttgtcaagcaagacatttttctcatcacaatcaaaagcatgcttgtcacaagagatattcatttcatcaatatacatagcatcatgctcattctcttttaagcaagcaatttcttcaagtaaagacttatttttactagataaaacattgtatttcttttaagcacaacatacttagaactaagttttttaaatcattttgtatattttcaaaagcttcgaacaattcattatagaaagaggttctagagttactcatcattttgttcatcctTCTTTGTCACTATGAAGCCATGTAGCAAAAATTGGccacttcttcattatcattCCCACTTTCGCTCTTCATCGCTATCATCCCAAGTagcttttattgctttctttttggatttcttgaatgatttgagaaaaggacaatcggttctaatatgacccgacttcttgcattcatagcatattacctcatcctttttgcttcttttcaccttttgatttttttggttggagagatgcttcttgaattgcttcttttctctgatgaagttcttatacttatgtgaaagataggcaacatcatcttcatcttgggagttaacttctaaagagatggtctttaaagctatacttttttctttttcttctcatcctccatgtttttcttgatctttttctcatgcgtcaacaacgagcccatgagttcatcaatggagagagatttgagatcctTTGCCTCTTGAATGACGGTGACTTTAGGCTCCAATGTTTTAGGCAAATACCACAatagcttctttatcttctcaagattttgagtactttttccaagtccttctaaagcattgacaatgttagtaaaATCTAATAAATCATATTGGAAATAaccttcattttcatcaatttaaacattcatattgatgaactaacatgtcaatctttgtttcttttacttgactagtttcttttatgagtaatttctaatttatcccaTATCTCTTTAGCGGTTTTGCAAATAGACACTCTATTTATACTCAATttcattcaaagcacaaaataagcaattaatagtttggcatttaaagagcatgctttcttttcattATTGACCATTCTGCATGCTTTCTTTCATTTATTGATCATTCTTCCTTTCATTTATTGATCATTCTTCCTTAAgttttatagtgctaacaccatcaacatcttttgttggaattttaaaatcttcctcaacaatatcctataaatcataatcaatagaaagcaagaaaaatatcattctattttccaataactataattagtatcattaaagaaatgagctttgtaatagattgactatcggttaaaagggataaaacctaaagttgtcatagctcaaaaacaattaagtttatcaagaaataaatatttcaagaagaacaacctgctctgataccaattgttggatcgatatggcaaccctagagggggtgaataaggtttaattaaactttttttcaaattaacccaattaaactaattaatacactttttataaataataagaaaaattcaaattatgcaacaaataagatgacaaaaaatgtgataatttaattctatcaaattttagcaaataaataagaacaactaaaacatacaataaattgtttaaataattgtaaaaataaaaaacaaagagtTAGAGAAAGACacgtggttcggtcaaactcgacctactccactccccaagcgcctcttgggaatttgaataaaaatttcCGATTTCCCCAGATTAGAGTCCAACTGTTTACACCACCCGCTCCTTTTATGGGTTCAAAAGCAAatccgatcctttccacggtttaggatcaaaccgttacaaatgttggaattttgagaagaacacaatacaactctcattagagtggatttacaagtttaatcactcaacaaatttatcctcacaatacaataacactctctcaaagataaagatgaaaagaaaaaaattgggaacttagagagagtaacaatggaacttttgagtttttgagATTATGAATGtaaaaatttgttggtttaaaatttggagaggaaaatggtttatagatggaaaaatttttaaaaccacAATAATTTGGAC
The nucleotide sequence above comes from Benincasa hispida cultivar B227 chromosome 3, ASM972705v1, whole genome shotgun sequence. Encoded proteins:
- the LOC120073163 gene encoding gamma-tubulin complex component 3, which gives rise to MEEDDSSKVLDLIKDLVFRLLSHNPTSNSSPTSSDFQKSLRYAIRILTSRMTPSIAPDAAAIAGSIKRRLATEGKSSQALTFADLYTKFASKTGPGSVNNKWAVLYLLKIVAEDRKCRQTQFESSVLLPNLVASDPVLGKKSGAAPEKEWQKGVLLVAKDPENLRDVAFKEFANLLKEENEVTEEVLVRDVLYACQGIDGKYVKFDNNSDGYVLSNLVKASRATRTMIRKLCEMGWLFRKVKGYISESMERFPAEDIGTVGHAFCAALQDELSEYYKLLAVLEAQSMNPIPLVSEAASSGNYLSLRRLAVWFAEPMAKMRLMAVLVDKCRVLKGGAMAGAIHLHAQHGDPLVLEFMRRLLRRVCSPLFEMVRSWVLEGELEDIFSEFFVVGQQVKAESLWREGYRLHAGMLPSFISQSLAQRILRTGKSINFLRVCCEDMGWADAATEAAVAAGTTTKRGGLGYGETDALESLVDGAAKRIDKHLLDVMHKRYKFKDHCLAIKRYLLLGQGDFVQYLMDIVGPELSEPANAISSFKLSGLLETAIRSSNAQYDDPDILDRLKVKMMPHGTGDRGWDVFSLEYEASVPLDTVFTESVMSKYLRIFNFLWKLRRVEHALIGTWKTMKPNCITSCSLTKLHHGVKLQLLSTLRRCQVLWVEMNHFVTNLQYYIMFEVLEVSWSDFSNEMEAAMDLDDLLAAHEKYLHSIFEKSLLGEQSQTLCKSLFVLFDLILRFRSHADRLYEGIHELQCRTIESSLPSRDKSKKNRSTEKSLETTSWVADGKKALTQRAGEFLRNVEQDLAALAKEYSSLLEGFISQLPMQQHVDLKFLLFRLDFTEFYSQLQPHV